In Candidatus Neomarinimicrobiota bacterium, the genomic stretch AACTGCGTACTCCTGAAACGGTTACCACAGGCGTTGAGATCGAAAATATCCTCTATGACAACAATCTACAGAGAGTCCCGGTTAACATCGGGGAAACCTTCTCCATTATGGATATAAAGGAACGTCTTGAGAGTACCGATGCTCAGCCTGCGCATGTCATAACTGTTGAACCTGGCGGGCAGCTGGAATACGCTTCGCCCCCCCGCTCCACTCTCGACGATTTGAAGAACGCGTGGAACAGTTACCTTGCATCTCTGCTGGAGATATGTGAAGAGGAGAATCTGATGCTTCTCGATTTTGCGCTTGATCCTCTTTATTCTCCTGATGACATAGCAATTATTGACCACAAAAAATACCACCTTATGTGGCAGTGCTTTGCCACTACAGGCAAACTAGGACACTGGATGATGCTAAACACCACCAGCGTCCAGATCAACTACGACTATACCTCGTTGGAAGAAGCAGAACGGCTCGCTTTCCTCGCCGATGCTTTACACCCTTTCGTATCAGTCATCTTTGCTAACGCTCCGTTCAGAAGCGGCTCAGTCACTGGCAACCAGAACATAAGAGAAATCATCTGGAATGACACAGATCCTGCCCGTTGCGGCACACTTCTCGATCACAATATCAGCGCATCACAAGGTCTTGTGAGATCCTTTATAGACTACCTTCTTGCCACACCAACCATCTTTACCCTCACACGTGCAGATGATATCGGAATCTTTGACGGATCTCTTATGGAGTGGCTCTCTTCATTGGATGACGAAGGGGGTCTCGGTGCCAGCGATGCCCTTGCGGCATTACATCATATTTTTACCCAAGTACGATTCAAAGAGATCCTTGAAATCCGCGGACCTGACAGACCGCCCTTCGGTTTCGAGCTAGCCCCGGTAGCATTCCTGACCGGGCTTCTCAGGACTTCTGCCGTGTCAGATAAACTTTATGATATCATTCTGTCGTGGAGTCCAGAAGAGCGGCGACAGGTTCAGTCCAAGGCTCAAACGCTTGATCTTTCACAAAAGGCTTTCGGCAGAAGAACATTTCACGCCTGGATTGAACAGCTGTTCAGCATGGCGCTTGATGGTCTCACGGCAGGGAATGCCCAATCTGAAGCTGGCCATGAAAGAATCTTCCTGGAGTCTTTCGCGGAGAACTTTCTGCGTAATGGACCTGTTTCTCTTCAGATTCAAAAGGATTTTGAAAACTCCAGCAAATCGATAAATATTTACATAAGAGATCGATGGCTTAAACAGAAAGAAGCGCTGGGGGCGGCTCTCAAGGCACCCTGACTCGCGGAAACCCAATACAAGGACCAAGATCTATGAAAAGAGATGCGGGCTCAAATAGTAAACCACTTATAGGGATTGCGCCGGGATATTTTCCCAAAGAAAACGTCTGGTGGCTCATGGGGAAGGAGACATATACTCACAGTATCTGGGACACAGGCGGAATTCCAGTTTTGCTGACACACTCCAACTCTACGGGCAAGGTAGAAGAATTCACCAGCAAAATTGATGCCCTTGTTCTCACCGGCGGACCTGATCTTCCCATCGAATATTACGGCGGTTCTCCTTACGACTTAAATGGCGAGGAGCCGATGCATTCTAACCGCGTTGCCTTCGACCGGCAAGTGTTTAAAGCCTTCAGAGACCGGGAGAGGCCTACCCTGGCTATCTGTGCTGGACATCAACATATTAATGTTATCTACGGTGGAGATCTATGGGAAGACGTTCCTTCCCAAATGCCCGGCGCTCTCGACCACGGGGACTACAAGGGACCCGTCGTGAATCACACTGTTGATGTTGATAGAGATAGTTTAATCTACGACATCTTGAAGGACGCGGCCCCAACAGTCAACAGTACTCACCACCAGGGGGTCAAAGAGGTCGGGGCGGGGCTTAAAGCAACTGCCTGGTCCGCTGATGGTCTGATCGAAGCGATAGAGCCTGAAAACGGCACAGCTAACTTTGTCGCTGTCCAGTGGCATCCCGAGCAGATGCAGAATGATGAGAAGCAGATGTCACTGTTTAGATGGCTGGTAGAAGAAGCCAAAAACTGATTGTTGATGATTTACTGTGGAAGATGGATTGTCTCTTAGTCAACCGCGGCTACGCTGAGTAAACTCGCTGGTCCGTTATCCATTCCTCGATCAAGGCGTCCACAACAGGCTCAAATTTTCCTGTCTGCTCATAGATGTTTCGCTGACGCAGATAGCTGGGACCGAGATTCATGATATCCCGGACACCCTCTAACTCCTTACGGCAATTGAGTTTTTCACTTACTGGAGCAACTATCTCCAGCAGGTCTTCCATATTGTCCGCAATGGTTTGTTTTTCCCCCTCACTGCCTGTGATGATTTCAGCATCCAGGCTCCATCTGGATGCGCGCCACTTGTTCTCCCTGATGATCCAATGTCTCTGCGGCGGGATAAGATGCCCCTCATCATACATATCACTTAGCCAGACAGTGGTAGAATGAATCAGAGCCACGAGAGATATTAGTTCAGACATTGTCGGCATGCCATCACACATTCTCAGTTCAACTGTACCGAAGCCTGGATGGGGTCTTATGTCCCACCACACCTCTCGAACACTCGAAATCGCATCCGCCGATACCAAGGTGTTCATGAAGTTCTGGAATTCACCCCAGTTTGTCATTCGGTAGGGGAGCCCTGCAGTGGGGAGCGTCTCAAAAACCTTCACTCTCACAGAAGCCAGACCCGTGTCATTTCCCTGCCAGAAAGGTGAACTTGCCGACAGGGCAAGAAACTGGGGAATGTAGCTGCAGAGGGCATTAAAAATAGCGATGGCTTTTTCGCCGCTGTCTATACCCACATGGACGTGAAGACCAAAAATCATGAGGCGCTGGGCCGGCCACTGAACTTTCTCCACAAGTTCCCGGTATCTCTTTTTGTTAGAGATGGCCTGACCAGGCCAAGTGGCTGTCGGATGAGTACCGGCTGAGATTAAGGCGCACCCCAGGTCATCAAGAGTGGGCTGAAGCTGTACCGCAAGATCCGTCAGATCACGCCGCACCTCCTGTACATCTTTACATATCCCTGTGTTGAGTTCAATGGTAGACTGCAACAGTTCCGGCTTGATATGAAGATTTTCTTTAAACTTTTTCAAAATATAAGGAGCTTTAGAAACCAGACATCGCGTCTCACGGTCAACAATCTGGAGTTCGACTTCAACCCCTACGGTCGGCTCGGGTGAACTATTGAAAACAATCGCCATAATAAGTTTCTCCTTTAGACTATGATAGCTGCTCCTGATCTTCGAGGGTCGCCTGCGCCCTTTTCAGGCGTTACGGAGTTGGCTCCGCCGAAGAAAAGATTTTGTTCCTGCCAGCGATCTACATCGTAACGCCCCTCTAGTTTCTTAAGTTCGCCCTCATCAACCCCCGGCTCCGCATGAAGTACATTTCCATCAAGATGAATTCTGGGCGCCACCGTTGCCGCTTCAATATCAAGTCCATGGCAGAGGTGATTGATAACGATCTGAATTATGGCAGAGCGAATACGGTTACTTCCGGCGCTGCCCGTCAGAAGAACGGGCCCGCTTTCATCCACAACGATAGTTGGTGCTATCATCGACGAGAGGCGCGTGCGCGGAAGAAACCTGTGGAAACCTCCCGGATTAAGATCCTCCTCCCCCAGCATATTGTTGAGCATGAACCCCGCCTGAGGCAACATATATCCGCACCCTTCACCGTTCGTGGTAGTAACACTGGCCGCATTGCCGCTTTTATCCAAAACACTAATTTGTGTTGTAGCACCCATAACTGTTGCATCAGATGGAGCTGGCGAACTTCCCAGTTCACTGTTTATTCTATCCACGGACGCCCCGAAAAATGGTTGTTTTGAGAGGGCTGAAAACCCTTCGTCCAGAGTTCCTACCGGCAACCTTTCTTGTCTGATTCGGTTAGTCTCTTCAAACGCGGCGACAAGATTCTTGAGTGAAACGCGATGCGTCTTTACACATTGCATAGCTGACAGAAGGGCGAAAGTACAGTCAATAAGTATGCCGCTGAGAGCGGGAGGCGGGTTCAGCAAGACGGTAAAATCATGGAACGGCGTTATCAGAGGATCCCTTTCCTTTACTTGATACTCTTCCAGATCTTCCCGCCGGATAAGTCCACCATCCTGTGCCCAATCAGCAATGATTCTTGAGATTTCACCCCTGTAGATCAAATCCACCCCCTCATGTGTCAGAACATCAAGAAAGTCGGCAAATTGTGGCATAACAATTGTGTCACCC encodes the following:
- a CDS encoding glutamate--cysteine ligase, producing the protein MAIVFNSSPEPTVGVEVELQIVDRETRCLVSKAPYILKKFKENLHIKPELLQSTIELNTGICKDVQEVRRDLTDLAVQLQPTLDDLGCALISAGTHPTATWPGQAISNKKRYRELVEKVQWPAQRLMIFGLHVHVGIDSGEKAIAIFNALCSYIPQFLALSASSPFWQGNDTGLASVRVKVFETLPTAGLPYRMTNWGEFQNFMNTLVSADAISSVREVWWDIRPHPGFGTVELRMCDGMPTMSELISLVALIHSTTVWLSDMYDEGHLIPPQRHWIIRENKWRASRWSLDAEIITGSEGEKQTIADNMEDLLEIVAPVSEKLNCRKELEGVRDIMNLGPSYLRQRNIYEQTGKFEPVVDALIEEWITDQRVYSA
- a CDS encoding gamma-glutamyltransferase; this encodes MKNVIAAGDKSTVAAAQVILESGGNAFDAAVGACFTAMIAEPTLTGPGGGGHFMAQPTDSKPILFDFFVDTPSGDVQKLDLDFFSVFVDFGETVQEFHIGRGAAAVPGNTAGLLHVHERLGTMPLKTVMEPAIEAAKTGVPLSKTQAYLIKILTPIITHEEESRHLFAPGGKLLKAGDTIVMPQFADFLDVLTHEGVDLIYRGEISRIIADWAQDGGLIRREDLEEYQVKERDPLITPFHDFTVLLNPPPALSGILIDCTFALLSAMQCVKTHRVSLKNLVAAFEETNRIRQERLPVGTLDEGFSALSKQPFFGASVDRINSELGSSPAPSDATVMGATTQISVLDKSGNAASVTTTNGEGCGYMLPQAGFMLNNMLGEEDLNPGGFHRFLPRTRLSSMIAPTIVVDESGPVLLTGSAGSNRIRSAIIQIVINHLCHGLDIEAATVAPRIHLDGNVLHAEPGVDEGELKKLEGRYDVDRWQEQNLFFGGANSVTPEKGAGDPRRSGAAIIV
- a CDS encoding glutamate-cysteine ligase family protein, with the translated sequence MPSSDIIHKIVDVVGSKLRTPETVTTGVEIENILYDNNLQRVPVNIGETFSIMDIKERLESTDAQPAHVITVEPGGQLEYASPPRSTLDDLKNAWNSYLASLLEICEEENLMLLDFALDPLYSPDDIAIIDHKKYHLMWQCFATTGKLGHWMMLNTTSVQINYDYTSLEEAERLAFLADALHPFVSVIFANAPFRSGSVTGNQNIREIIWNDTDPARCGTLLDHNISASQGLVRSFIDYLLATPTIFTLTRADDIGIFDGSLMEWLSSLDDEGGLGASDALAALHHIFTQVRFKEILEIRGPDRPPFGFELAPVAFLTGLLRTSAVSDKLYDIILSWSPEERRQVQSKAQTLDLSQKAFGRRTFHAWIEQLFSMALDGLTAGNAQSEAGHERIFLESFAENFLRNGPVSLQIQKDFENSSKSINIYIRDRWLKQKEALGAALKAP
- a CDS encoding gamma-glutamyl-gamma-aminobutyrate hydrolase family protein (Members of this family of hydrolases with an active site Cys residue belong to MEROPS family C26.); this translates as MKRDAGSNSKPLIGIAPGYFPKENVWWLMGKETYTHSIWDTGGIPVLLTHSNSTGKVEEFTSKIDALVLTGGPDLPIEYYGGSPYDLNGEEPMHSNRVAFDRQVFKAFRDRERPTLAICAGHQHINVIYGGDLWEDVPSQMPGALDHGDYKGPVVNHTVDVDRDSLIYDILKDAAPTVNSTHHQGVKEVGAGLKATAWSADGLIEAIEPENGTANFVAVQWHPEQMQNDEKQMSLFRWLVEEAKN